In Macrotis lagotis isolate mMagLag1 chromosome 8, bilby.v1.9.chrom.fasta, whole genome shotgun sequence, a single genomic region encodes these proteins:
- the LOC141494885 gene encoding uncharacterized protein LOC141494885, whose amino-acid sequence MSLGPLPICQYPIYVNGTQNGNDFNPTSNTFISDSFHERFSKKIRNPFCRQSCHSLSQTSRFGSDTKKQELCLLGNDITVLPEEKNIYVDSFSHYPPGSKNVLSDNASNQTSPLRYQAIQELLKHCSGNIQDQSHEVSSGYFKEQVVIKFRRALYFSGLWVLYVRGGGFYRHISADYFLRNPNCLQRLIPWLKRELIAIYGDYGYTAKNILTIILQNMTEHDLNSQTFTEILGPYLLQFTEHFLHEFISFARSPFNMKTYDQRAIYECPSPSNGRGNLFTISPTNDKLTLPTLENYAEMAKTVHDPWNKEVLPLSSSKHYMASELSEENLGESTRTRNKHHLRTQIMSESGDSKGVISSQSCTHISHLKSMGGDAIGLLESGSQRYTSEEKTEGRKLQFEEDRFLGENRANYSISDNSTTSNFNPREKNLLDICQTLKTQEKEREKNKNPDSFGKIFRRSSSMIKEAQQPLLGNTSQKKDQTLSCFSENAYSYRRLNQKDQRKNALRKEMLNYQPFCQGRELNSRPLRRLKSSLFRDPKNCLKKGLRQSTEDKPVLSHHHKKRRSPIRDHSDKGLRERYTSEPLLTISCEAQEGDKSDGGYQPFRRTVLASTRELITPRLRDQHLCNREKAFRVKSPNVCLHPENHIPNCQCLKKSGTLCAGIISSRHEIMGKKRRFKSQHSEKENNEIMPNSFPTPAQMYQIQQSSFYCRSGLPKCISPTTQAPKDSLNHIKKQEKCDQKLKAAESVSIGSSLRENI is encoded by the coding sequence ATGTCATTAGGACCTTTACCTATTTGTCAATATCCCATCTATGTGAATGGAACTCAGAATGGGAATGATTTTaatcccacctcaaacacttTCATTAGTGACAGTTTTCatgaaagattttcaaagaaaatcagaaatccCTTCTGTAGACAAAGTTGTCATTCACTTTCCCAAACCTCTAGATTTGGGAGTGACACCAAGAAGCAAGAATTGTGTCTTTTGGGTAATGACATTACTGTACTTCCTGAAGAGAAGAACATTTATGTGGATTCTTTTTCACAttatcctcctggctccaagaaTGTATTGTCTGATAATGCCTCTAATCAGACCAGTCCTCTGAGATATCAAGCCATCCAAGAACTTCTGAAACATTGTTCTGGGAACATTCAAGATCAGTCCCATGAAGTGTCTTCAGGATATTTTAAAGAACAGGTGGTTATAAAATTCAGAAGAGCTCTTTATTTTTCTGGGCTTTGGGTATTATATGTCAGGGGTGGTGGATTCTATAGGCATATTTCAGCAGACTATTTCCTGAGAAACCCAAACTGTCTACAGCGACTAATCCCATGGTTGAAACGTGAGCTGATAGCTATTTATGGTGACTATGGATACACAGCAAAAAATATCCTTACTATCATCCTCCAGAACATGACTGAGCATGATCTAAACAGCCAGACCTTTACTGAAATTTTGGGACCCTATCTCTTGCAATTCACTGAACACTTCTTACATGAGTTCATCAGTTTTGCTCGGTCACCTTTCAACATGAAAACATATGACCAGCGAGCCATTTATGAGTGTCCTTCTCCttcaaatggaagaggaaatcTATTCACCATTTCACCTACTAACGACAAGTTGACTTTACCAACATTGGAAAATTATGCAGAGATGGCCAAAACTGTCCATGATCCATGGAATAAAGAAGTATTGCCTCTCTCAAGCTCAAAGCATTACATGGCATCTGAGTTATCTGAAGAAAATCTAGGAGAGTCTACTAGGACCAGAAATAAACATCACCTTAGAACCCAAATCATGTCTGAGTCAGGAGATAGCAAAGGTGTGATTTCATCACAGAGCTGTACCCACATTTCTCATCTTAAATCAATGGGTGGAGATGCTATAGGTTTGTTAGAATCTGGCAGCCAGAGATACACCTCTGAAGAAAAAACAGAGGGGAGGAAGCTGCAGTTTGAAGAAGACAGGTTTTTAGGAGAAAATAGAGCTAATTACTCCATATCAGATAATTCAACCACTTCAAATTTTAacccaagagaaaaaaatttattggaCATTTGTCAGACATTGAAGACTCAGGAGAAAGAacgagaaaagaacaaaaatcctGATTCCTTTGGTAAGATCTTTCGAAGAAGCTCTTCCATGATAAAGGAAGCACAACAACCCTTATTAGGAAACACATCACAAAAGAAAGATCAGACTCTGAGCTGCTTTTCAGAAAATGCCTATTCATATAGGAGGCTCAATCAGAAAGACCAGAGAAAAAATGCCTTGAGGAAGGAGATGTTAAATTATCAACCATTCTGTCAAGGTAGAGAACTAAATTCACGACCCCTCAGAAGGTTGAAAAGTTCATTGTTCAGGGATCCCAAAAATTGTCTTAAAAAAGGTCTACGTCAAAGCACTGAAGACAAGCCCGTTTTGTCACATCACCATAAAAAGAGAAGGTCACCAATCAGAGATCACAGTGATAAGGGCTTGAGAGAACGCTATACAAGTGAACCTTTATTGACTATATCCTGTGAAGCTCAGGAAGGTGATAAAAGTGATGGTGGCTATCAACCTTTTAGGAGAACTGTTTTAGCTAGTACAAGAGAGCTTATTACTCCTAGGTTAAGAGACCAACATCTTTGCAACAGAGAAAAAGCATTTAGAGTAAAAAGTCCCAATGTCTGCCTCCATCCTGAGAATCATATACCAAATTGTCAGTGCTTGAAGAAGTCAGGGACATTGTGTGCAGGAATCATCTCATCACGACATGaaataatgggaaagaaaagaagattcaaaagtcaacattcagagaaggaaaataatgaaataatgcctaactcatttcctactccagctcaGATGTACCAGATCCAACAGTCTTCTTTCTACTGTAGATCAGGGCTCCCTAAATGTATCAGCCCTACAACCCAAGCCCCCAAGGATTCCTTGAATCATATCAAAAAGCAGGAAAAATGTGACCAGAAGCTGAAGGCAGCAGAATCTGTGAGTATAGGTAGTTCTTTGAGAGAAAACATATGA